The following proteins are encoded in a genomic region of Synechococcus sp. CBW1002:
- a CDS encoding NAD(P)H-binding protein, whose protein sequence is MQVLVVGGTGTLGRQIARRALDAGHQVRCMVRSPRKASFLQEWGCELTRGDLMDPESLDYALEGQEAVIDAATARATDPGSAYDIDWTGKQNLFAACSRAGVKRLVFLSLLDAALHRSVPLMEIKACTEAWLEASEFDYTILRGVAFMQGLISQFAIPVLESQTVWVSGVPTPIAYMNTQDLAAFAVAALERPQTVRKAFPVVGPRAWNTGEITQLCERYSGREARVFRVPPLLLKGMQAVASFFEASLNVAERLAFAEVTGGGRPLDAPMEESYAAFGLDPAATTKLEDYLKEYYDTILKRLRDMEADLDKDAKKKLPF, encoded by the coding sequence ATGCAGGTTCTGGTTGTTGGTGGAACGGGCACACTTGGCCGGCAGATCGCCAGGCGGGCCCTGGATGCCGGCCATCAGGTGCGCTGCATGGTGCGTTCCCCCCGCAAGGCCTCCTTCCTGCAGGAGTGGGGCTGTGAGCTCACCCGGGGGGATCTGATGGATCCTGAGAGTCTCGATTACGCCCTCGAAGGCCAGGAGGCGGTGATCGACGCCGCCACGGCCCGAGCCACCGATCCGGGCAGCGCTTACGACATCGACTGGACCGGCAAGCAGAACCTGTTCGCCGCCTGCAGCCGCGCCGGCGTCAAGCGGCTGGTGTTTCTGTCGTTGCTGGATGCGGCCCTGCACCGCAGCGTGCCGCTGATGGAGATCAAGGCCTGCACCGAGGCCTGGCTGGAGGCTTCCGAGTTCGACTACACGATCCTGCGGGGCGTGGCCTTCATGCAGGGTCTGATCAGTCAGTTCGCGATCCCGGTGCTCGAGAGCCAGACGGTGTGGGTGAGTGGGGTTCCCACGCCGATCGCCTACATGAACACGCAGGACCTGGCCGCCTTCGCCGTGGCCGCCCTGGAACGGCCTCAGACCGTGCGGAAGGCATTCCCGGTGGTGGGGCCGAGGGCCTGGAACACCGGTGAGATCACCCAACTGTGTGAGCGCTACAGCGGCCGTGAGGCACGGGTGTTCCGGGTGCCGCCGCTGCTGTTGAAGGGGATGCAGGCTGTGGCCAGTTTCTTTGAAGCCAGCCTCAACGTGGCCGAGCGGCTCGCCTTCGCCGAAGTGACCGGTGGCGGCCGTCCGTTGGATGCGCCGATGGAGGAGAGCTATGCCGCCTTCGGCCTCGATCCAGCTGCTACCACCAAACTGGAGGATTACCTGAAGGAGTACTACGACACCATCCTCAAACGCCTGCGCGACATGGAGGCCGATCTCGATAAGGATGCCAAGAAGAAGCTGCCGTTCTGA
- the petM gene encoding cytochrome b6-f complex subunit PetM has protein sequence MASEIFGTAALFWVLIPVGLAGGVLLLKLLND, from the coding sequence ATGGCCTCTGAAATCTTTGGCACCGCTGCCCTGTTCTGGGTGCTCATCCCTGTAGGGCTGGCCGGTGGGGTGTTGCTGCTGAAGCTGCTGAACGACTGA